A genomic segment from Halomicroarcula saliterrae encodes:
- a CDS encoding adenosylcobinamide amidohydrolase, with the protein MFETTRRDGIAQLRRDGARWLSTAWDGGYVAADAVYNVTVPTGFDRTDLDAYREERLAAAGFPVGPALLTGVEMRHARCAASGPVTVLSTAGLSNPAVLPAGDEAAGADTDGRAEPADAAADWRPGTVNLVVGVDRALSDGALATLLGTVVEAKAATLLGAADAPGTTSDAVLVGADPGAERARFAGSATEVGSAARACVRDAVLASLDARYDEGPPAAADAEYGVVTDRQTDVRQP; encoded by the coding sequence ATGTTTGAGACGACCCGACGCGACGGCATCGCACAGCTCCGTCGCGACGGCGCCCGCTGGCTCTCGACGGCGTGGGACGGCGGCTACGTCGCGGCCGACGCGGTGTACAACGTCACCGTCCCGACCGGCTTCGACCGAACCGACCTCGACGCGTACCGCGAGGAGCGGCTCGCCGCCGCCGGCTTCCCGGTCGGCCCGGCGCTGCTGACCGGCGTCGAGATGCGCCACGCCCGGTGCGCCGCGAGCGGGCCGGTGACGGTGCTCTCGACGGCGGGGCTGTCGAACCCGGCGGTGTTGCCGGCCGGCGACGAGGCGGCGGGAGCGGACACCGACGGTCGGGCCGAGCCGGCGGACGCCGCGGCCGACTGGCGGCCCGGGACGGTCAATCTCGTCGTCGGCGTCGACAGGGCGCTCTCCGACGGGGCGCTCGCGACGCTGCTCGGGACCGTCGTCGAGGCGAAGGCGGCGACGCTGCTCGGGGCCGCCGACGCGCCCGGGACGACGTCGGATGCCGTCCTCGTCGGCGCGGACCCGGGCGCCGAGCGAGCGCGCTTCGCGGGGAGTGCCACCGAGGTCGGCTCGGCCGCCCGGGCCTGCGTGCGCGACGCCGTGCTGGCGAGTCTCGACGCCAGATACGACGAGGGGCCGCCCGCGGCCGCCGACGCCGAGTACGGTGTCGTCACCGACCGCCAGACGGATGTCCGCCAGCCCTGA
- a CDS encoding cob(I)yrinic acid a,c-diamide adenosyltransferase gives MSDNTAGPTAEPIAPSAPEEFGLVQVWWGDGKGKTTAALGMATRAVGHGYRVHLLQFMKGGTGTVEDVRGEYNAIAALPGFSYENAGHYGWHGFMDGSSDDEHAARARGALERAHEILSASAEADLSEPLDADGPPEDGVNMLVVDEILYAANRDLIDPADVVELVDSKPDDVELVLTGGHEAPEYVFEHADLVTEVGKIKHPLEAGHPARKGTEF, from the coding sequence ATGAGCGACAACACTGCCGGCCCGACCGCCGAGCCCATCGCCCCGAGCGCCCCCGAGGAGTTCGGCCTGGTGCAGGTGTGGTGGGGCGACGGCAAGGGCAAGACAACGGCGGCACTGGGGATGGCGACGCGCGCGGTCGGCCACGGCTACCGGGTTCACCTCCTGCAGTTCATGAAGGGCGGGACCGGGACTGTCGAGGACGTCCGCGGGGAGTACAACGCCATCGCCGCCTTGCCGGGCTTCTCCTACGAGAACGCCGGCCACTACGGCTGGCACGGGTTCATGGACGGGAGCTCGGACGACGAACACGCCGCCCGCGCACGCGGCGCGCTCGAACGCGCCCACGAGATTCTGTCCGCCAGCGCCGAGGCGGACCTCTCCGAACCGCTCGACGCCGACGGCCCGCCGGAGGACGGGGTCAACATGCTCGTCGTCGACGAGATACTCTACGCCGCGAACCGGGACCTCATCGACCCCGCGGACGTGGTCGAACTCGTCGACTCGAAACCCGACGACGTCGAGCTCGTCCTCACCGGCGGCCACGAGGCTCCCGAGTACGTCTTCGAGCACGCCGATCTCGTCACCGAAGTCGGGAAAATCAAGCACCCGCTGGAGGCGGGCCACCCGGCGCGGAAGGGAACCGAGTTCTAA
- a CDS encoding cobyric acid synthase, which yields MAETLLVAGTASHVGKSTIAAGLCRLLADRGVSVAPFKAQNMSNNARATPGGEIGVSQYVQARAARVSPTTDHNPVLLKPRGDGESQLVVDGAAVGDYAAGQYYEDHWDDALAAARAAHARLAAAHDVVVAEGAGSIAEINLHDRDLANVETARFADADVLLVADIERGGVFASLVGTLELVPGDIRDRIAGAVVTKFRGDQSLLAPGLDAFEERTGVPVLGVLPYDDPGLPEEDSVALPPVGERAVRGADDGVPDHQSVTVAVPRLPRISNFTDLQPLAAEPGVRVAYVPPSASLDGADAVVLPGSKNTVDDLLALREAGFDERLAGFDGPVVGLCGGYQMLGETISNASLEGTGDEDRIDGLGLLPVRTVFSAEKTVEHVERELDGVGPLAGAGGTVSGYEIHMGDSEPTADVARPFDGTGAATARVLGTYLHDLFTNRTARDAFVRNTFEAAGVARDPVESTARPDPYDRAAELVETHVEPGPLPVDW from the coding sequence ATGGCCGAGACGCTACTGGTCGCCGGTACAGCCTCCCACGTGGGCAAGAGCACGATAGCGGCCGGACTCTGTCGGCTCCTCGCGGATCGGGGCGTCTCCGTCGCGCCGTTCAAGGCCCAGAACATGAGCAACAACGCCCGGGCGACCCCGGGGGGCGAAATCGGCGTCTCCCAGTACGTTCAGGCCCGCGCCGCCCGCGTGTCGCCGACGACCGACCACAACCCCGTTCTGCTCAAGCCCCGGGGCGACGGGGAGTCCCAGCTCGTCGTCGACGGCGCGGCCGTCGGGGATTACGCCGCCGGCCAGTACTACGAGGACCACTGGGACGACGCGCTGGCGGCCGCCCGCGCCGCCCACGCGAGACTCGCCGCGGCCCACGACGTCGTCGTCGCAGAGGGGGCGGGCTCCATCGCCGAGATCAATCTCCACGACCGGGACCTCGCGAACGTCGAAACGGCCCGCTTTGCCGACGCGGACGTTCTGCTGGTGGCGGATATCGAGCGGGGCGGTGTCTTCGCCTCGCTGGTGGGGACACTCGAACTCGTCCCCGGGGACATCCGCGACCGAATCGCCGGCGCCGTCGTCACGAAGTTCCGGGGCGACCAGTCGCTGCTCGCCCCGGGACTCGACGCCTTCGAGGAGCGCACCGGCGTTCCGGTGTTGGGCGTGCTCCCGTACGACGACCCGGGTCTGCCCGAGGAGGACAGCGTGGCGCTCCCGCCGGTCGGCGAGCGGGCGGTCCGGGGCGCCGACGACGGCGTCCCCGACCACCAGAGCGTCACCGTCGCGGTGCCGAGGCTCCCCCGCATCTCGAACTTTACGGACCTCCAGCCGCTGGCGGCCGAACCGGGGGTCCGGGTCGCCTACGTCCCGCCGTCGGCCTCGCTCGACGGTGCCGACGCCGTGGTGCTCCCGGGGAGCAAGAACACCGTCGACGACCTGCTGGCGCTGCGCGAGGCCGGCTTCGACGAGCGACTCGCCGGCTTCGACGGCCCGGTCGTCGGCCTCTGTGGCGGCTATCAGATGCTCGGCGAGACGATATCGAACGCGTCCCTCGAAGGAACCGGAGACGAAGACCGCATCGACGGATTGGGATTGCTCCCAGTCAGAACGGTCTTCTCCGCGGAGAAGACCGTCGAACACGTCGAGCGTGAACTCGACGGCGTCGGGCCGCTCGCCGGCGCGGGCGGCACCGTCTCGGGGTACGAGATACACATGGGTGACTCCGAACCGACCGCCGACGTGGCGCGGCCGTTCGACGGCACCGGCGCAGCCACGGCCCGCGTTCTCGGGACCTACCTCCACGACCTCTTCACGAACCGGACTGCAAGGGATGCCTTCGTGAGAAATACGTTCGAGGCAGCTGGTGTCGCCCGCGACCCGGTCGAATCGACGGCGCGGCCTGACCCGTACGACCGGGCCGCCGAACTCGTCGAGACGCACGTGGAACCCGGGCCGCTGCCGGTCGACTGGTAG
- a CDS encoding NTP transferase domain-containing protein: protein MCGGRGTRLDTDAEKPLFRVGGVPMVDRVLGALEESAVDRVFAVTSPGAPETRAHLDTPCIGTPGDGYVADLDAALSDDRVSLPVLTVAADLPLLDGEIVERVLDAHVEGSLSVLVPAARKRELGVSDDATFEREGREVAPTGVNVVGASGDDAWLTEDTRVAVNVNTLADARVAEELL, encoded by the coding sequence ATGTGTGGCGGGCGCGGGACGCGCCTCGACACCGACGCCGAGAAACCCCTGTTTCGGGTCGGGGGCGTCCCGATGGTGGACCGCGTGCTCGGTGCGCTCGAAGAGAGCGCCGTCGACCGCGTCTTCGCGGTCACCTCGCCCGGTGCTCCCGAGACCCGCGCCCACCTCGATACCCCCTGTATCGGGACGCCGGGCGACGGGTACGTCGCTGACCTCGACGCGGCGCTCTCCGACGACCGCGTCTCGCTGCCCGTCCTGACCGTCGCGGCGGACCTCCCACTGCTCGACGGCGAGATAGTCGAGCGCGTGCTCGACGCTCACGTCGAGGGGTCACTGTCGGTACTGGTCCCCGCCGCCCGCAAGCGGGAACTGGGCGTGAGCGACGACGCGACCTTCGAGCGCGAGGGCCGCGAGGTCGCCCCCACCGGCGTCAACGTCGTCGGCGCCAGCGGTGACGACGCGTGGCTCACCGAGGATACACGGGTGGCTGTCAACGTCAACACGCTCGCGGACGCTCGGGTGGCCGAGGAGCTGCTGTAG
- a CDS encoding aminotransferase class I/II-fold pyridoxal phosphate-dependent enzyme — translation MDPDTVAQLRAAGDSDPHVGPDGRVPHGSSDDPSLLDFSANTNPRVPPGARDVFEAAFDAARTYPNDGYPDFRAAAAEFVGCGPDEVIPTAGGLEAIRLAIETTVHAGESALLPAPSFGEYAREVRLQGGEPTFVAHDAILDADPAGHAVAVVCNPNNPTGQCYDADRLRAFADRCRAAGTALLVDEAFLGFTEQPSLSGREGVLVARSLTKLFGLPGVRMGCVVGTGAALDRLVTARRAWSMSAPAAALATHCYGADEFVTGTRDRVERERERMRGRLATRFDVFPSAAPFLLFGTGERGVEELLATAREAGIALRDARTFRRLDSHVRVAVRLPAENDRLLEALDV, via the coding sequence ATGGACCCCGACACCGTCGCGCAGTTGCGCGCCGCCGGCGACTCCGACCCGCACGTCGGCCCGGACGGGCGCGTCCCACACGGGAGCAGCGACGACCCCTCGCTGCTGGATTTCAGCGCGAACACCAACCCCCGGGTCCCGCCCGGCGCTCGCGACGTCTTCGAGGCGGCCTTCGACGCGGCGCGGACCTATCCCAACGACGGCTACCCCGACTTTCGCGCCGCCGCGGCCGAGTTCGTCGGCTGTGGCCCGGACGAGGTCATCCCCACCGCGGGCGGACTCGAAGCCATCCGGCTGGCCATCGAGACGACCGTGCACGCGGGTGAATCGGCCCTGCTCCCGGCCCCGAGCTTCGGCGAGTACGCCCGCGAGGTTCGCCTGCAGGGCGGCGAGCCGACGTTCGTCGCCCACGACGCGATACTGGACGCCGACCCCGCCGGACACGCCGTGGCCGTCGTCTGCAACCCGAACAACCCGACCGGGCAGTGCTACGACGCCGACCGGCTCCGGGCCTTCGCCGACCGCTGTCGGGCGGCCGGGACCGCGCTGCTCGTCGACGAGGCGTTTCTGGGTTTCACCGAGCAGCCCTCCCTTTCGGGCCGCGAGGGCGTGCTCGTCGCCCGCTCGCTCACCAAACTGTTCGGCCTGCCGGGCGTCCGCATGGGCTGTGTCGTCGGGACCGGCGCGGCGCTCGACCGCCTCGTGACCGCCCGGCGCGCCTGGTCGATGAGCGCACCGGCGGCGGCGCTGGCCACGCACTGCTACGGCGCCGACGAGTTCGTCACCGGGACCCGCGACCGCGTCGAGCGCGAGCGCGAGCGCATGCGCGGACGGCTCGCGACGCGGTTCGACGTGTTCCCCTCGGCCGCCCCGTTCCTGCTGTTCGGGACCGGCGAACGCGGCGTCGAGGAACTGCTCGCGACGGCCCGGGAGGCGGGCATCGCGCTGCGGGACGCCCGGACCTTCCGCCGGCTGGACAGCCACGTCCGCGTGGCCGTCCGCCTGCCCGCGGAGAACGACCGGCTACTGGAGGCGCTGGATGTTTGA
- the cobS gene encoding adenosylcobinamide-GDP ribazoletransferase, which produces MMWRALRGSLGFLSRLPVGGGEAAWAAFTATPAAFPLAGYVVGGLVALPFLAAGSLPGPVVAAAYLASVVAVTGVNHADGLADLGDAAAVHGGPAERREVMRDTTVGVGAVLALGTGLLGLAFGALAVAALPAAVAVAVVVASEVGAKLAMAALACLGSPSHEGFGATMLDGNGPLDLIVALAAALPVAVVVVPVTAVAVVAALAVAVLVRRWARHRLGGVGGDVFGATNELARVVALHSAVAAWHLLGGPVWTLW; this is translated from the coding sequence CTGATGTGGCGCGCGCTGCGTGGCTCGCTCGGGTTCCTCTCGCGGCTCCCGGTCGGCGGCGGCGAGGCCGCCTGGGCCGCGTTCACCGCGACCCCGGCCGCGTTCCCGCTCGCGGGCTACGTCGTCGGCGGACTCGTGGCGCTGCCGTTTCTCGCCGCGGGGAGCCTGCCCGGCCCCGTCGTCGCCGCCGCCTACCTCGCGAGCGTCGTCGCGGTCACCGGCGTCAACCACGCCGACGGGCTGGCGGACCTGGGCGACGCCGCGGCCGTCCACGGCGGGCCGGCCGAGCGCCGCGAGGTGATGCGCGATACGACCGTCGGCGTCGGCGCGGTGCTGGCACTCGGCACCGGCCTGCTGGGACTGGCGTTCGGCGCGCTGGCGGTGGCGGCACTGCCCGCGGCCGTGGCCGTGGCCGTCGTCGTCGCCAGCGAGGTCGGCGCCAAGCTCGCGATGGCCGCCCTCGCCTGTCTGGGCTCGCCCAGCCACGAGGGCTTCGGCGCGACGATGCTCGACGGGAACGGGCCGCTCGACCTGATTGTGGCACTCGCCGCGGCGCTGCCGGTCGCCGTCGTCGTCGTCCCGGTCACTGCCGTCGCGGTCGTCGCCGCCCTCGCCGTTGCCGTCCTCGTCCGTCGGTGGGCCCGGCACAGACTGGGCGGCGTCGGCGGCGACGTCTTCGGCGCGACGAACGAACTCGCCCGCGTCGTCGCGCTCCACAGCGCCGTCGCCGCGTGGCATCTCCTGGGGGGTCCGGTGTGGACGCTCTGGTGA
- a CDS encoding double zinc ribbon domain-containing protein, with the protein MSKITFRADDDLIDRLEEFEASKSEVMREALRAYLDGEGDQTSTPSDGTRSATDTESIDALIADRVDAIIADRLETVTPTRQPQDVNVNISLDGGSGSVTDDEADSRPASDTAATAESTGVSHGHEERKTGGEERETDASHAQSSCAQCGENLSSSHVYCPNCGEKASRRVFCDCGDELRSDWGFCPGCGRRTPAADVLEQPRSGANRE; encoded by the coding sequence ATGAGCAAGATAACGTTCCGCGCCGACGACGACCTCATCGACCGCCTCGAGGAGTTCGAGGCGTCGAAAAGCGAGGTCATGCGCGAGGCGCTCCGGGCGTACCTCGACGGCGAGGGCGACCAGACGTCGACACCGTCGGACGGAACCAGATCGGCGACCGACACCGAGAGCATCGACGCGCTCATCGCGGACCGTGTCGACGCTATCATCGCGGACCGACTGGAAACGGTGACACCGACCCGCCAGCCACAGGACGTGAATGTAAACATCTCTCTCGACGGTGGTAGCGGGTCTGTAACGGATGACGAAGCTGACAGCAGACCTGCGTCAGACACCGCCGCGACGGCGGAGTCGACGGGTGTATCACACGGCCACGAAGAGCGTAAGACAGGTGGCGAAGAGCGTGAAACGGACGCGTCACACGCCCAATCCAGCTGTGCCCAGTGTGGCGAAAACCTGTCGTCGTCGCACGTGTACTGCCCGAACTGCGGAGAGAAGGCCTCCCGGCGCGTGTTCTGTGACTGCGGCGACGAGCTCCGGTCGGACTGGGGGTTCTGCCCCGGCTGTGGGCGACGGACCCCGGCGGCGGACGTACTCGAACAGCCCAGAAGCGGTGCAAACAGGGAGTAG
- a CDS encoding CobD/CbiB family cobalamin biosynthesis protein, translating into MSPVVALLVAGALEAVVGEPPTRYHPVAWLGSLVAPLDREWTRPLLVGSFGAVALPLAAAAVVAGAVWVAGSGPPLGGALVAGLALFLSTSLRRLLTVARSVVADAETDIDAAREGLLALAGRDAAALSPGLLRSAAVESVAENLADGLVAPLSAFVLVAAVAVTAGVPALPLAAGAAAWVKAVNTMDSMLGYRAKRVGTPAARLDDAVMWLPARLSAALLAVAFGSARPLAHARAWLAGVPSPNSGWPMGVAAAGLDVRLEKPGVYVLNPDAALPDAAAAGRGVRAVGVAGVLTYVLAGLSLAALGVGT; encoded by the coding sequence ATGAGCCCCGTGGTCGCACTGCTGGTCGCCGGCGCGCTGGAAGCCGTCGTCGGCGAGCCGCCCACCCGGTACCACCCCGTCGCGTGGCTGGGCTCGCTGGTCGCGCCGCTGGACCGCGAGTGGACCCGCCCGCTGCTGGTCGGTTCGTTCGGCGCGGTCGCGCTCCCGCTCGCGGCGGCGGCCGTCGTCGCGGGCGCCGTCTGGGTCGCAGGCAGCGGACCGCCGCTTGGCGGGGCGCTTGTCGCGGGACTGGCCCTGTTTCTCTCGACGAGTCTCCGACGGCTGCTCACCGTGGCCCGGTCGGTCGTCGCCGACGCCGAGACCGATATCGACGCCGCCCGCGAGGGGCTGCTCGCACTCGCCGGCCGCGACGCCGCGGCGCTCTCGCCCGGACTGCTCCGGAGCGCCGCTGTCGAGAGCGTCGCCGAGAACCTCGCCGACGGACTGGTCGCGCCGCTTTCGGCGTTCGTCCTCGTCGCGGCGGTCGCCGTGACCGCCGGCGTCCCAGCGCTTCCCCTCGCGGCCGGCGCGGCGGCGTGGGTCAAGGCCGTCAACACCATGGACTCGATGCTGGGCTATCGCGCCAAGCGGGTCGGCACGCCCGCCGCCCGGCTCGACGACGCCGTGATGTGGCTCCCGGCCCGCCTGAGCGCGGCGCTTCTCGCGGTCGCGTTCGGGAGCGCTCGACCGCTCGCACACGCGCGAGCGTGGCTCGCCGGGGTCCCGTCGCCCAACTCCGGTTGGCCGATGGGCGTCGCCGCCGCCGGCCTCGACGTCCGCCTGGAGAAGCCCGGCGTCTACGTTCTCAATCCCGACGCCGCGCTCCCCGACGCAGCGGCCGCCGGCCGCGGCGTTCGCGCCGTCGGCGTCGCGGGCGTGCTGACCTACGTGCTCGCCGGGCTCTCGCTTGCCGCGCTGGGGGTGGGCACCTGA
- a CDS encoding HAD family hydrolase → MVVSFDLFGTLVAADRPDEPWAAVADSLTERGVPVPDDWEAAYRRSHREYDRGQEAPLDEHVRLALASRDITVTAVTAREAVLAAFDGSVARRDGARAALTAAAERGPVAVCSNCSVPGLVERTLARTELGRGADVVVTSVGCGWRKPHPDIFEATAAALDAPLSTLVHVGDDARTDGGAGRAGARSVLIDDVPLPAVATRLREGRL, encoded by the coding sequence GTGGTAGTTTCGTTCGACCTGTTCGGGACGCTCGTCGCGGCCGACCGGCCCGACGAGCCCTGGGCCGCCGTGGCCGACAGCCTCACAGAGCGCGGCGTTCCCGTGCCCGACGACTGGGAGGCCGCCTATCGTCGCTCCCATCGGGAGTACGACCGCGGGCAGGAGGCGCCGCTGGACGAACACGTTCGGCTCGCACTCGCCAGCCGTGACATCACGGTGACGGCGGTGACCGCTCGCGAGGCCGTTCTGGCCGCCTTCGACGGCTCGGTCGCCCGTCGCGACGGCGCCCGCGCGGCGCTCACCGCGGCGGCCGAGCGTGGCCCGGTCGCAGTCTGCTCGAACTGCAGCGTCCCCGGACTGGTCGAGCGGACGCTCGCACGGACCGAACTCGGGCGGGGTGCCGACGTGGTCGTGACCAGCGTCGGCTGTGGCTGGCGCAAGCCACACCCCGACATCTTCGAGGCGACCGCAGCGGCGCTCGACGCGCCGCTCTCGACGCTCGTCCACGTCGGCGACGACGCTCGAACCGACGGCGGCGCCGGCCGCGCGGGCGCTCGCTCGGTCCTCATCGACGACGTTCCGCTGCCGGCCGTCGCAACACGGCTCCGGGAGGGGCGGCTATGA
- a CDS encoding ribbon-helix-helix domain-containing protein yields MERVTLRIPKQQIEEVEQMVETGEYPNRSEAIRSAVREMLSEQEGSERASENKKRTWARV; encoded by the coding sequence ATGGAGCGTGTGACACTACGGATTCCGAAGCAGCAGATAGAAGAGGTCGAACAGATGGTCGAAACGGGGGAGTACCCCAACCGGAGCGAGGCGATCCGGTCGGCCGTCCGGGAGATGCTGTCCGAGCAAGAGGGCTCGGAACGTGCCTCCGAGAACAAGAAGCGGACCTGGGCGAGGGTGTAA
- the ftsZ gene encoding cell division protein FtsZ has translation MQDIVNEALERDEQESKKLSDEDVDGFGDPRIVIVGCGGAGNNTVNRLYNIGVEGADTVAINTDKQHLKMIEADTKILVGKSLTNGLGAGGDPSMGERATEMAQGTIKEVLGDADLVFVTAGMGGGTGTGAAPVVSKIAKEQGAIVVGMVSTPFNVERARTVKAEEGLEKLRNEADSIIVLDNNRLLDYVPNLPIGKAFSVMDQIIAETVKGISETITQPSLINLDYADMTSIMNQGGVAVMLVGETQDKNKTEEVVKDAMNHPLLDVDYRGASGGLVHITGGPDLTLKEAEGIAQNITERLEASANVIWGARIQEEYKGKVRVMAIMTGVQSAQVLGPSTQKQANKSREAIEDVGDDTSFDASENFENAGSAGGNSAGYGETDGGRSPKEKNNGLDVVRTSE, from the coding sequence ATGCAGGATATCGTCAACGAGGCCCTCGAACGCGACGAGCAGGAGTCGAAGAAGCTGTCCGACGAGGACGTCGACGGCTTCGGTGACCCCCGCATCGTCATCGTCGGCTGCGGTGGCGCCGGCAACAACACCGTCAACCGGCTCTACAACATCGGCGTCGAGGGCGCCGACACCGTGGCCATCAACACGGACAAACAGCACCTCAAGATGATCGAAGCCGACACGAAGATACTGGTCGGCAAGTCCCTGACCAACGGCCTGGGCGCCGGCGGCGACCCCTCGATGGGCGAGCGCGCCACCGAGATGGCACAGGGGACTATCAAGGAGGTACTCGGCGACGCGGACCTGGTGTTCGTCACCGCGGGTATGGGTGGCGGAACCGGGACCGGTGCCGCACCGGTCGTCTCGAAGATCGCCAAAGAGCAGGGCGCCATCGTCGTTGGCATGGTGTCGACGCCGTTCAACGTCGAGCGCGCCCGCACGGTGAAAGCCGAGGAAGGGCTGGAGAAGCTTCGCAACGAAGCCGACTCCATCATCGTGCTCGACAACAACCGCCTGCTCGACTACGTCCCGAACCTGCCCATCGGCAAGGCCTTCTCGGTGATGGACCAGATCATCGCGGAGACGGTCAAGGGCATCTCGGAGACCATCACCCAGCCGAGCCTCATCAACCTCGACTACGCCGACATGACATCCATCATGAATCAGGGCGGCGTCGCGGTGATGCTCGTGGGCGAGACACAGGACAAGAACAAGACCGAGGAAGTGGTCAAGGACGCGATGAACCACCCGCTGCTGGACGTGGACTACCGCGGCGCGAGCGGTGGGCTCGTCCACATCACCGGCGGCCCGGATCTCACGCTGAAGGAGGCCGAGGGCATCGCTCAGAACATCACCGAGCGACTGGAGGCCTCGGCGAACGTCATCTGGGGCGCCCGCATCCAAGAGGAGTACAAGGGCAAGGTCCGCGTCATGGCCATCATGACCGGCGTCCAGTCCGCACAGGTGCTTGGCCCGTCCACCCAGAAGCAGGCCAACAAGTCCCGCGAGGCCATCGAAGACGTCGGCGACGACACCTCCTTCGACGCCTCGGAGAACTTCGAGAACGCCGGCTCCGCCGGCGGCAACAGTGCCGGCTACGGCGAGACCGACGGCGGGCGCAGTCCGAAAGAGAAGAACAACGGACTCGACGTCGTCCGGACCAGCGAGTAA